A window of Sodalis praecaptivus genomic DNA:
AGGGAACTGGTATCCGGTATATGATTATAGGTCTGTTCAATGTCCATGGTGACCTTCGGCGTATACGTTTGCGGATCGAGGGTGATATCCGCGACCCGGCCGATAACTACCCCGCCAACCCTCACCGGCGAGCGCACTTTGAGTCCGCCGATATTATCGAAAGACGCGCTGATCCGATAGGTTGCGGCATTGCTCACCGAACGGATATCCGCGACCTTGAGACAAAGAAACACGATGGCGCAGAGGGCGATAATCATAAACGCGCCGACCCAGATTTCACTTTTTTTGGTTTGCATTCACTCAGTTCCCAAACATCAGTGCCGTCAGCACAAAATCCAATCCCAATACCGCCAACGAGGCGTGAACCACCGTGCGGGTCGTTGCGCGGCTGATACCCTCGGAGGTCGGGATCGCGTCGTAACCATTGAACAGCGCAATCCAAGTGACGGTGATAGCGAAAACCACACTCTTGATTACACAGTTGACCAAATCTTGCCGCCAGTCCACGGCGCCTTGCATCGCGGACCAGAAGAACCCGCTGTCGATACCTTTCCATTCCACGCCGACCACGGCGCCGCCCCAGATGCCGACCGCGACGAAAATCGCCGTGAGCAGCGGCATACTAATCACGCCGGCCCAAAAGCGCGGCGCCACCACTCGGCGCAGCGGATCCACCGCCATCATCTCCAGACTGGAAAGCTGCTCGGTGGCCTTCATCAACCCTATCTCGGCGGTAAGCGCCGATCCCGCCCGGCCGGCGAACAACAGCGCGGTCACCACCGGTCCCAGCTCGCGCAGCAGCGACAGCGCGACCAGCATGCCCAGACTGGATTCCGCGCTGTAGGTCGTGAGAATAATGTAGCCCTGCAGCCCCAGCACCATACCGATGAACAGGCCCGAGACCATAATAATCACCAGCGATAATACGCCGACGCCGTAAAGTTGTTTCACCAGCAGCGGCCATTGTTCGCGCAGGGCCGGTTTGCCTATCAGCGCATTGAACAGCATGACACCGGCCCGGCCGAAACCGTGGCAAATACTGATCCCCCGGCGCCCGAAGGACGCTATAGCTTCTAATACCATGACTGAGGTTAACTCCCTGCGCCCAATAGCTGGGTCTGATAATCTTCGGCGGGAACGTTAAAGGGCACTGGCCCGTCGGCGATGCCGTCGAGAAATTGTCTCACCCGGGGATCCTGGTTGTCACGCAGACTGGCCGGGGTGCCTTCCGCCACGACGTGCTGCTCGGCGACGATATAGGCGTAATCGGCGATGCTCAACACCTCCGGCACGTCGTGGGACACGACGATGCAGGTGACGCCGAGCGCGTGATTCAGCTCGTCGATAAGCTTGACCAGCACCCCCATGGTAATCGGATCCTGTCCTACGAACGGTTCATCGAACATAATCAGCTCAGGATCCAATGCAATAGCGCGCGCCAGCGCCGCACGGCGCGCCATACCGCCGGAAAGTTCGGCAGGCATCAACGCGGCCGCCCCCCGCAAACCCACCGCCTCAAGCTTCATCAGCACCGTGCTGCGCAGCACCGGCTCCGGCAAACGGGTATGGCGCCGCAGCGGAAACGCCACATTCTCAAAAACGTTGATATCGGTAAACAGCGCACCGGATTGAAACAGCATGCTGATTTTTTTACGTACCTCATAGAGGCGCCGGCGCGACAGCGTGGGAATATTATCGCCATCCACCCAAATTTCACCGCTGTCCGGCGGCAGCTGCCCGCCGATGAGGCGCAGCAGGGTGGTTTTACCGATGCCCGACGGCCCCATGATCGCGGTGACTTTGCCGCGCGGAAACTGCATGCTGATATCATCGAAAATAACGCGATCGCCCCGACGAAAGCTTAATCCGCGAATCTCGACCAGGTTATCGCTCTGGTTCATAGTTTACTGCCCTTTTCTTCCCGCACCCACGGTCTGCAGTGATGATAGTAAAGCAAGCTGACCATTTCATCGAACTTTTCTCGCCCCATCAGGCCCATCAATGCGGATAACTTTATCGCCGCGTTTTACTTTTATCCGTCAGGCGGTCAAAATTAATGCCAGTTTGCGTTTATTGTCCGCCTTTCGTCTCCCTTTTAAGGCTATGATGCGCCAACGGAACAGGTTTTTGCTCAAGCCAAGGATTTATCATGCTTTTTGCCACGTCATTATTAATTATTGGCCTCATTCTATTGGTTTATGGCGCGGACAGATTGGTCTATAGTGCGGCCGTATTGAGCCGCTCGCTCGGCGTTGCGCCCTGGCTTATCGGCTGTACCATCGTCGCTTTCGGCACTTCGCTGCCCGAATTACTGGTGTCGGTGACCGCCGCGCTGAATAATCAAATCGATATGGCGGTGGGCAATATCCTGGGCTCCAACATTATCAATATCATGCTGATTGTCGGCGGCGCGGCGCTTATCCGGCCGGTGACCTTCCGCTCCGACATCGTGCGGCGCGAGCTGCCGCTACTGCTGTTGATTACGCTATTGTGCGGCCTGCTGCTGGCGGACCACAGCCTGGGCAGGCTTGATGGCGTCTTGCTGTTGGCGGCGGCGGCGGGTTACCTGCTGATTATCGTCACCATCTCCCGGCTTGCGCTGCGCGAAGGCAGCGACACGCTAACCCGTGAACAGCTGGCGGAGCTGCCGCAGGATAGCAATAATACCGTGGCGGTCCTGTGGCTGGTGCTGGCGTTTATTATTATGCCCATTTCGGCGCGCATGGTGATTGATAACGCCAGCGTCCTGGCGCGTTATTTTGGCTTGAGCGATTTGCTAGTCGGCCTGACGGTACTGGCGATCGGGACCAGCCTGCCGGAGCTGGCGACGCTTGTGGCCGGGGCACTCAAGGGAGAAAATGATATTGCCTTGGGGAATGTTATTGGCTCCAATATCTTCAATAGTGTTATTGTGCTGGGCGTTCCCGCGCTGCTCTCTCCCGGCCCGTTCAATCCCGACGCCTTTGCCCGCGATTATTGGGTCATGCTGGCGGCGAGCATTATCCTCGCCGCCCTATGCCTGCGCAAACGGCGCCGGATTAATCGCCTGTCGGGGGCTTTGCTGGTTTGCGGGTTCATCGCCTATCTCGCGGTGCTGTTGATCTAGTTTCCCGCACCGCGAATAATCAGGATACGTTTTATGTCGCAGAATACATTAGCGCCGGCCTTTGATTTTATCGCCGCCGGAAAGCAAGTTCTCGCAATTGAGCGCGAGGGTCTGGCGCAGTTGGATCAATATATCAACGACGATTTTCGCCGCGCCTGTGAAGCGCTGTTCCGCTGCACCGGCAAAGTGGTGGTAATGGGCATGGGCAAATCCGGCCATATCGGCCGCAAACTGGCCGCCACTTTCGCCAGTACCGGTACTCCGGCGTTTTTCGTCCATCCCGGCGAGGCCAGCCATGGCGATCTGGGCATGGTTTCGCCGCAGGATATCGTCATCGCGCTGTCCAATTCCGGCGAATCCCACGAGGTACTGGCGCTGATTCCGGTGCTCAAGCGCCTGCATATCCCGCTCATCTGCATGACCGGCAAGCCGGACAGCACCATGGGGAAAGCGGCGGAAATCCATCTTTGCGTGCATGTGCCGGAAGAGGCCTGCCCGCTCGGCCTGGCGCCCACCGCCAGCACCACCGCCGCGCTGGTGATGGGCGACGCGCTGGCGGTGGCCCTGCTGCGGGCGCGAGGCTTCACCGCCGAAGATTTCGCCCTGTCCCATCCCGGCGGCGCATTAGGACGCAAACTGCTGCTGCGCGTGAGCGATATCATGCACAGCGGTGACGATATTCCGCAGACCGCCCGCACGGCCTCATTGCGCGATGCGCTCTTGGAAATCACCCGTAAAAATTTGGGCATGACGGTGATTTGCGATGCGCAAAATGTCATTGCCGGTATTTTTACCGACGGCGATCTGCGGCGGGTGTTTGATATGGGCATCGACCTTAACCGGGCGCGCATCGCCGATGTCATGACCCCCGGCGGCGTGCGCGTCGCCCCCGACATGCTGGCGGTGGAGGCGCTCAACCTGATGCAGGCGCGCCACATTACCTCGCTGCTGGTAGCGCAGGACGACCACCTGATAGGCGTGGTGCACATGCATGATATGCTACGCGCCGGCGTGATATAACAAGGAACACCTTCATGCAACAGACCCCCACCGTCGAGACGTGTTATGGACCGGTCGCGCAGCAGGTGCTGCAACGGGCCCGCCATATTCGTCTACTGATTTGCGATGTGGATGGCGTGATGTCCGACGGCCTGATTTATATGGGCAATCACGGTGAAGAACTCAAAGCCTTCAATGTCCGCGACGGCTACGGCATTCGCTGCCTGCTGACATCGGGCATTGAGGTCGCTATTATTACCGGCCGCTCCGCCAGGCTGCTGGAGGACCGCTGCGCCACGCTCGGCATTACGCACCTTTACCAGGGGCAGTCGGATAAGACTTTGGCCTTTAAAGCGCTTCTGAGTAAACTGACATTAACGGCACAACAGGTCGCCTACGTGGGCGACGACCTGATTGATGCTCCGGTCATGGACCAGGTTGGCCTGAGCGTGGCGGTGGCGGATGCGCACCCGCTATTGCGGCCCAGGGCCGATTACGTTACCCGCATCGCCGGCGGTCGCGGCGCCGTGCGGGAAGTCTGCGACCTGCTGCTGCTGGCGCAGGGAAAGCTGGAGGATGCCAAAGGGCAGTCGGTATGAGTAAGAATTTGCGTTGGACCACGGCGCTGCTGGGATTATTGGTACTGGTGCTTATCGGCTGGAATCTGGCGGATACCGACTCGGCGCCCGCCCAGGCGCCGGTCAATACCGGCGAGCCAACCTATCAGAGCGAATATACCACCACGGTGGTGTATAACCCGGCGGGGGGGCTTAACTATAAGCTGGTGGCCGATCACGTGAATCACTACGCCGAGCAACAGATAACCTGGTTTACTCGGCCGGTCGCCACCACGTTCGATGAGGACAAAGTGCCGACCTGGACGGTAAAGGCCGATAAGGCCAAGCTGACCCAAGACAGGATGCTTTATCTGTATGGCCATGTTCAGGTGGATAGCCTGACCGACGCCTCGCAGCTTAAACGCATTACAACAGATAACGCGGTGGTTAACCTGGTCACGCAGGACGTCTCCTCGGATGATGAGGTAACCTTATATGGTACCGGCTTTAACTCCACCGGCATGAAGATGCGCGGCAATCTGCGCAACAAGACCGCCGAGTTGATTGAAAAGGT
This region includes:
- the mlaE gene encoding lipid asymmetry maintenance ABC transporter permease subunit MlaE, translated to MVLEAIASFGRRGISICHGFGRAGVMLFNALIGKPALREQWPLLVKQLYGVGVLSLVIIMVSGLFIGMVLGLQGYIILTTYSAESSLGMLVALSLLRELGPVVTALLFAGRAGSALTAEIGLMKATEQLSSLEMMAVDPLRRVVAPRFWAGVISMPLLTAIFVAVGIWGGAVVGVEWKGIDSGFFWSAMQGAVDWRQDLVNCVIKSVVFAITVTWIALFNGYDAIPTSEGISRATTRTVVHASLAVLGLDFVLTALMFGN
- the kdsC gene encoding 3-deoxy-manno-octulosonate-8-phosphatase KdsC, with product MQQTPTVETCYGPVAQQVLQRARHIRLLICDVDGVMSDGLIYMGNHGEELKAFNVRDGYGIRCLLTSGIEVAIITGRSARLLEDRCATLGITHLYQGQSDKTLAFKALLSKLTLTAQQVAYVGDDLIDAPVMDQVGLSVAVADAHPLLRPRADYVTRIAGGRGAVREVCDLLLLAQGKLEDAKGQSV
- the lptC gene encoding LPS export ABC transporter periplasmic protein LptC, which translates into the protein MSKNLRWTTALLGLLVLVLIGWNLADTDSAPAQAPVNTGEPTYQSEYTTTVVYNPAGGLNYKLVADHVNHYAEQQITWFTRPVATTFDEDKVPTWTVKADKAKLTQDRMLYLYGHVQVDSLTDASQLKRITTDNAVVNLVTQDVSSDDEVTLYGTGFNSTGMKMRGNLRNKTAELIEKVKTSYEIQNSQRTP
- the mlaF gene encoding phospholipid ABC transporter ATP-binding protein MlaF, giving the protein MNQSDNLVEIRGLSFRRGDRVIFDDISMQFPRGKVTAIMGPSGIGKTTLLRLIGGQLPPDSGEIWVDGDNIPTLSRRRLYEVRKKISMLFQSGALFTDINVFENVAFPLRRHTRLPEPVLRSTVLMKLEAVGLRGAAALMPAELSGGMARRAALARAIALDPELIMFDEPFVGQDPITMGVLVKLIDELNHALGVTCIVVSHDVPEVLSIADYAYIVAEQHVVAEGTPASLRDNQDPRVRQFLDGIADGPVPFNVPAEDYQTQLLGAGS
- a CDS encoding calcium/sodium antiporter, with amino-acid sequence MLFATSLLIIGLILLVYGADRLVYSAAVLSRSLGVAPWLIGCTIVAFGTSLPELLVSVTAALNNQIDMAVGNILGSNIINIMLIVGGAALIRPVTFRSDIVRRELPLLLLITLLCGLLLADHSLGRLDGVLLLAAAAGYLLIIVTISRLALREGSDTLTREQLAELPQDSNNTVAVLWLVLAFIIMPISARMVIDNASVLARYFGLSDLLVGLTVLAIGTSLPELATLVAGALKGENDIALGNVIGSNIFNSVIVLGVPALLSPGPFNPDAFARDYWVMLAASIILAALCLRKRRRINRLSGALLVCGFIAYLAVLLI
- the kdsD gene encoding arabinose-5-phosphate isomerase KdsD, which gives rise to MSQNTLAPAFDFIAAGKQVLAIEREGLAQLDQYINDDFRRACEALFRCTGKVVVMGMGKSGHIGRKLAATFASTGTPAFFVHPGEASHGDLGMVSPQDIVIALSNSGESHEVLALIPVLKRLHIPLICMTGKPDSTMGKAAEIHLCVHVPEEACPLGLAPTASTTAALVMGDALAVALLRARGFTAEDFALSHPGGALGRKLLLRVSDIMHSGDDIPQTARTASLRDALLEITRKNLGMTVICDAQNVIAGIFTDGDLRRVFDMGIDLNRARIADVMTPGGVRVAPDMLAVEALNLMQARHITSLLVAQDDHLIGVVHMHDMLRAGVI